One Cervus canadensis isolate Bull #8, Minnesota chromosome 1, ASM1932006v1, whole genome shotgun sequence genomic window carries:
- the CUEDC1 gene encoding CUE domain-containing protein 1, whose amino-acid sequence MTSLFRRSSGGGGGGSAAGARGAGAGAAASQELNNSRPARQVRRLEFNQAMDDFTTMFPNMDYDIIECVLRANSGAVDATIDQLLQMNLEAGGGGVYEDSSDSEDSIPPEILERTLEPDSSDEEPPPVYSPPAYHMHVLDRPYPLAPPTPPPRIDVLGSVSPSSQSRYRNWNPPLLGNLPEDFLRILPQQLDSIQATSRGSKLASTEGSLPPAVGPEPRDQESRWKQYLEDERIALFLQNEEFMKELQRNRDFLLALERDRLKYESQKSTSSSVAVGNDFDFPSPVPGNSDANPAVSEDALFRDKLKHMGKSTRRKLFELARAFSEKTKMRKSKRKHLLKHQSLGAAASTANLLDDMEGHACDEDFRGRRQEVPTVEEALKEGQ is encoded by the exons ATGACCAGCCTGTTCCGCCGGAgcagcggcggcgggggcggcgggagCGCGGCGGGCGCTCGCGGGGCCGGGGCTGGCGCGGCCGCCTCGCAGGAGCTCAACAACAGCCGGCCGGCCCGCCAGGTGCGCCGCCTCGAGTTTAACCAGGCCATGGACGACTTCACCACCATGTTCCCCAACATGGACTACGACATCATCGAGTGCGTGCTGCGCGCCAACAGCGGCGCCGTGGACGCCACCATCGACCAGCTGCTGCAGATGAACCTGGAGGCGGGCGGGGGCGGCGTCTACGAGGACAGCTCCGACTCGGAGGACAGCATACCCCCCGAG ATTTTGGAGAGGACCTTGGAACCCGATAGCTCTGACGAGGAGCCCCCGCCTGTGTATTCCCCACCTGCCTACCACATGCACGTGTTGGACAGGCCTTACCCACTGGCTCCCCCCACTCCACCTCCCCG CATCGACGTGCTGGGCTCCGTGTCCCCTTCCAGCCAAAGCCGCTACCGGAACTGGAACCCCCCACTGTTGGGCAACCTCCCTGAAGACTTTCTCCGAATCCTGCCCCAGCAGCTGGACAGCATACAG GCCACCTCCAGGGGCTCCAAGCTCGCGAGCACAGAAGGCAGCCTGCCCCCCGCGGTGGGGCCTGAGCCCAGGGACCAGGAGAGCCGCTGGAAGCAGTACCTGGAGGACGAGAGGATTGCGCTCTTCTTGCAGAACGAGGAGTTCATGAAGGAGCTGCAGCGCAACCGTGACTTCCTGCTCGCCCTGGAGAGAG ATCGACTGAAATACGAGTCCCAGAAGTCTACATCCAGCAGCGTGGCCGTGGGAAATGACTTTGACTTTCCCTCTCCTGTCCCAG GAAACAGTGACGCCAACCCTGCTGTGTCTGAAGATGCCTTATTCAGGGACAAGTTGAAACACATGGGAAAAT CCACCCGGAGGAAGCTGTTTGAGCTGGCCAGGGCCTTCTCGGAGAAGACAAAGATGAGGAAGTCAAAGAGGAAACACTTGCTGAAGCATCAGTC GCTGGGGGCTGCGGCATCAACAGCCAATCTCCTGGATGACATGGAGGGCcatgcttgtg ATGAAGACTTCCGGGGGAGGCGACAGGAGGTGCCCACGGTGGAGGAAGCCCTTAAGGAAGGGCAGTAG